From Gammaproteobacteria bacterium, a single genomic window includes:
- a CDS encoding tRNA 2-thiouridine synthesizing protein A produces the protein MSRHSLDARHLLCPMPVIRTQNRIATLASGEVLEVVATDPGALMDIPAWVRINGHQLLGTRREGREVFVVIEVGES, from the coding sequence ATGTCTCGCCATTCCCTTGATGCTCGCCACCTCCTCTGTCCCATGCCCGTGATCCGCACTCAAAACCGAATAGCCACGCTCGCCTCTGGGGAGGTATTGGAGGTGGTTGCCACTGACCCTGGGGCCTTGATGGATATCCCTGCCTGGGTCCGAATCAACGGTCATCAACTCCTGGGGACCCGCCGCGAAGGTCGCGAGGTTTTCGTGGTTATTGAGGTAGGTGAATCGTGA